TCCGAGGGAGTACGTAGCTCAGGAAGCCAGATCATGAAGCCTAGTACGATCGCGACACCAAGTGCGGTTGGCCCAGCGACGAGAATAGTGACCGGTCCGAGGGACTTGTTAAATGTGAATTTCAAAGCTGCCATGCTGACGCTCGATGTTGCCTACGGGGATTTCATTTCAAAAATGGATGAAGGGCAACTGCAGCTCTGTTGGCCTCTTCGAGAGTGTCGAACGACAAGACCAGTCCTCCCTTGTTCTCGCTCTTTTTGGTTTGGTGCGAGATTATGCCTGTGAGCTTCGTATCTATGATGACCGAGTTCCGATCCATGATGCGCACGCGACGTTCTTTGCTCCCGAAAAAAATGCGGCGCGCTTGAGTTGGGTCTTTGGCGCGAAACAGGAAACGGAGTTGTGCACCCGGCTCGCCCCGCGAGGTGGAGACATGGGCTGACTCCGGGTCAATGTCTTTCACCTGGATAACCCCCGGTCCGGCGGCACTCTTTGTTGGAGTTCCCGACAACGACGCGAATGATGCGAAAACAATGCCGAAACCTAGCAGCAAATGCTGCACGATGTAGAGACGTGGCCAGCGCGCAGCAGGTAAACGACACAGTCCAGCCGCGATCGTCGGCTGCGCCTCATTGTTCAAATTCTCGTTCATGTTTTAGAATCGCGTTTCGGCAGCGTTGCCTCGCTGACTTTTTTAACATACTGTTCATGGCTCGACTCTATTTGGTGTCATCATCGCACCGACCTCGATAGTAACTCACGGCCAAAGCAGCTCCAAGTCTCGCTACGCGCTCTAACGTGTCAGGGCGTAGCGTGAATCGAGACGAACGCTCGGAAGCACGCAACTCGTAACCAACATCGAACTCCTTCTGTGCGGCGTTCAAGATTCGTCGTGCGGCAGGAGAAAGTGCCTCAATCACCGAGCACAGCGCGTGAATGGTGGTGTCCGGTCCTCCGTGCTGCCGAGAACTCTCCAATACAAGCAGGTGCTTCTTCTTCCCCGCCGCTGGCCCCGAGTACAACACGACCACACGCGTGCTCATCTCAGCGATGACGGTGTCAAGTTTCGATGTCGATGTGATTTCCAGATCAACGTTAAGGAAATAGGGTTCATCGCGTGAGAATTTAAGGCGCCGAGATGGACTTGCCCCCTTCAAATGCTTATTCATGCTCTAGGATCATGCTCCGTTACTATCGCCTCACTGATTTACTCGTTCGATTCAGGGCAACTGCGCAGGCACTTCGCCGTTTCTGGCCTTCTCAAGTTGCTTGTTGAACTGCGGGTCATCCCACAACTTCGCCACTTCGGCCGCAATTCGGTCGGCGTCTGCTTTCCGCTCGTTGACAACCAATAGGGCGACGAGTATGGCCGTCTGGGTTTTTAAGTTTTTCTCAGCATGATCTTGTAGTCTCTTGACTTCGTCAGGACCAATCTTTTCGAAATTGCGATCCGAGGCCATGCGTTTGATAGAATCGTAGCCATCCAGAATCTTTCGGGTATCGGGGTTAAGGTATTTGCCGCAAAGGTGATACTCTTTGGCCTTGATAAGCGCTGGCTGAGCAAGCTCGTAAACCTTTTTGGCCAGGCTCGGATTGTTCGCATCCAGCCAAAGAAAAAGCTCCTTGGTTTTGTCGTCTTCTTTCAAATAATTGTTGATCGAAGTGAAATCGTGAAACGCATTGAAGGATGCCTTGTCCGCCTGAATGTTCGCGTCCGCTTCATCTCGAATGGATTTCAGTCTCTTGAGTGCCGGCGGATATACTGCGCCCAGCTCAGCCCAATCACTTAATGCGAACGACAAACGGACGCCATAAAGGGAGGGCTGGTATTTAAGCGCATTGAGGTGAAACCATACGTGTTTCGCCAACGCATCTTCATACCTTCCCGCTTTGGCATCCGCTTTGGCCTGTTCCAGGATCTTGTTCGGATCCGGGTTTGGGGGTGGTGCCCAGTCTGCGCGAACGAACCCGGTCAGTGCAACAATCAGAACCCAAAGCATTCGTTTCATAGGCTTTATCTTAGATCAATCTGGAATCGTAGCTAATCATGGGAGTCAATCCGGCCTTATTATACGCGTCTTCGGTCGCTTTCCAATATGGTACGGGAAAATATCCAAGCGTCGATTTTCGCTCAAGCGGCATTGTCACCTCTTGGAAATGTCGGCGTCATAGCACGGTTCTCCATAGTGCTTCAGTCGTTGCAATATTTGGTAGCGACGTTCAACCTTTTCAAGGATTCCCCTTTGTCGGCGTTGCGCTGTCCGACTTTTGCGGCGCGAACATTTTCGCCGCCATGGTCATGCCCATTCGCTGCATCGAGAGCTGACTCGTCTGATGCGCCGCGAAGGCATCCAATTGTTCCGGGGTCAGGACGGCTTTGGCCCGTTCCAGCACGCGCTGATTGATTTCCTCCTGTTGCTTGAAATACTCGTTCATCTTGTCCTCGGACATCATCCCCTGCCAGTTCGCCATATCGGCCGGCCCGTCCGCGCCCGGCCCGCCGAAGACCGGCGTCACACCTTTCTTCTCCTGCTTCATGATTTCCAGAAGCTGACTGCTCTGGTCCGCGTTCAACGGATTCTGCCCGCCCGCCAATTGCTGCGTGAACTGGTTCAACGTCATCCGTTCTCCCATCGTCTCAGTATAATCCTTGTATTGCGCGTAGCGCTCGTCGCCGAGGAACGCCTTGACCTCCGCTTCAGATTCCTTTTGCTGCGCCGCCAGTTGATTCATTGCCTCGGTCTTGTCGGTGTCGGCTCCCTGCAATTTCATGAACGCGCCGCCCGCCTCCACAGCCTTCATCTGGCGATCCAGCAACAGTTCTTTGAACTTGTCCGTTTCTTCCGGGGTCAGGCCAAGGTCCTTGAATAGTCCGCCATACATCATGTCCATCATGGCGCCCTGCTGCTGGCGCATCATTTTCTTCATGTTCGGGTCGTCCATCATTTTGGACAGGAGATCGCCCATCAGGCCCTTGCTCTTCGCGCCAGCGGGAGCCGCCGGTGTTTGTGCTTCCACTGTGGAAGTGTTGGCTCCGGGTACGGGCGTCGCGGCCGCGCGCAGGGTTTGCAATTCGCCGGTCAACGTCTGCAACTGCCGGTTCAACTCGTCCGATTGCCCTTTCAATTTCTGCAACTTTTTTTCATCGGTTTCTTTCGCCTGTTCTTTTTCCCGAACGCTCTCCTGGAGCGAAACCACGCGCCGCTTGAGATCGGCGTTTTCCTTCCATTCAATGAGACAGACGACGGCCAGCGTTATCGCTGCCACCGAAGAGAAAACGACAAATCTAATTTTCATAAGGCTTTCCCGTCCTTTATTGCATACACCTGAATCTGTTTCCCGACGAGACGAAAAAGCACCTGACGGTTGGCCAGCGCGGAAGCCTATTTGTCTTTGCGCCCAACCAGCTTCTTGATGTCGCCGGCAAAACTGGATTCCAAAACCGGAAGCCGCTCTCCGGTCTGCCGCCGCAAATCTTTGGGAATTGCACGAAGCTGTTCCAACGCCTCGGCCAAAATGAACAATTGGTAATTCGCGCCTAATACGCGTCATTCCTTCTTCGCCGCCTTCAATTCCAGATGCAGATCGCGAAGTTGTTTCGGCGTCACTGGCGCGGGTGAATCGGTCATCAAGTCCGTGCCTTTGGCCGTTTTCGGGAAGGCAATCACATCACGAATGCTCGGCGTTCCGCAGAGAATCGCGATCAGGCGATCAAAGCCGAGCGCGATGCCGCCGTGCGGCGGCGCGCCGTAACGAAACGCTTCCAGCATGTAGCCGAAACGCAGCTTCGTTTCCTCCGGCGGAATCTGGAGCACCTGCTCGAACACGGTCTTTTGCACGTCGGGCTGATGAATACGAATCGAACCGCCGCCGAGTTCCGTGCCGTTGACGACAATGTCATAGTGCTGGCCGCGGACTTTCTTCGGGTCGGACGTCAGAAACTGAATGTCCTCCGCCACCGGCGCGGTAAACGGATGATGGCTCGAAAACCAGCGGTTCTGTTCCTTGTCGAAACTGAGCAGCGGAAAGTCCACAACCCAGAGGAAGTCGAACCGGTTCGGATCAATCGTCAGTTTCCCCTGCCCTTTCAACACGTCCGCGCAGTAGAGACGGATCTTCCCGAGAATTTCGCAGGCGTTGAGCCATTGGTCGGCGGCGAACAGAATCAAATCGCCTTCCTCGATGGCGAGCTTCTTCGTCAACGCGGCCTTCTCGGTGTCATTGAAAAACTTTACGATGGGCGATTTCCATTCACCGCCTTCGACCTTGATGAACGCAAGACCTTTCGCGCCGAAACTCTTGGCGTATTCAGTCATCGTCTCGATCTGACCCTGCGTCGCGCCCGCAAGTCCTTTCGCGTTGAGCGCCTTCACCACGCCGCCATTCGCGACTGCGCCGCTGAAGACCTTGAACGTGCTGGCGCGGAATTCCTCGGTGAAGTCCACCAGTTCCATGCCGAAGCGCGTGTCCGGCTTGTCAATGCCCCAGCGGTTCAACGCTTCTTCGAAAGAGACCTTGTTGAACGGCGTCACGATGTCCGTGCCCAGCGCGACTTTCCAGACACTCCGGAGCAATCCTTCGATGAGGCGGTAGATGTCCTCGCGCTCGATGAAACTCATTTCGATGTCCACCTGGGTGAATTCAAGCTGGCGGTCGGCGCGCTGGTCCTCGTCGCGAAAACAGCGGGCGAGCTGATAGTACCGCTCGACGCCACCGACCATCAGGATTTGTTTGAACTGCTGCGGCGACTGGGGAAGCGCGTAGAACGTGCCCGGGTCGCGGCGGTTCGGCACCAGAAATTCCCGCGCGCCCTCGGGAGTGGACTTGAACAGAATGGGCGTCTCGACTTCGAGGAAACCCTGCTCATCCATGAACACGCGCGTCGCCGTCGCCACCTTGGAACGCAGGCGCAGATTGCGGGCCATTTCCGGACGCCGCAGATCAAGGTAGCGATATTGCAGGCGGAGTTCCTCGTTCACCTTCGAGGCGACTTCCGGATCATCCACCGGAAACGGCAGCACGTCGGCCATGTTAAGGACCACCAGGCCCGTCGCGCCGATCTCGATTTCGCCCGTGGCAATTTTCGGGTTGTTCGTGCCCGCGGGGCGTTTTCTCACTTTGCCGGTAATCGCCACGACGCATTCACTGCGAAGCGAGGCGGCCTGGTCAAAGAGTTCCTTCGGCAAATCGGACGGATCGAAAACGGTTTGCGTCCTGCCTTCTCGGTCACGGACGTCAATGAAGATCAACCCGCCGAGGTCGCGGCGGGAATGGACCCAGCCGGTCAGGATCACCGTCTGCCCGATGTGTGCCGGGCGCAGTTCGTTGCAATGATGCGTGCGTTTCATGTCGTGTGTAGCGGCGCTCGATGAGCGCTGGAAACTTCTCTTCCGAAAAAGCAGCGGCGGTCATGGACCGCCGCTACAGTTCGCAACAAAGCGAAGGCGGATGTTGGCGGGAATCCGTGGAATTTCAAAGCAGATTTTAGCCCGCGGCCCCGGCAGCCGGAGGTTTGGCGGCGAAAAGCCGTTCGCAACCGGTCAAACAGAGGAGAACAATCAGGA
This DNA window, taken from Candidatus Angelobacter sp., encodes the following:
- the aspS gene encoding aspartate--tRNA ligase, which gives rise to MKRTHHCNELRPAHIGQTVILTGWVHSRRDLGGLIFIDVRDREGRTQTVFDPSDLPKELFDQAASLRSECVVAITGKVRKRPAGTNNPKIATGEIEIGATGLVVLNMADVLPFPVDDPEVASKVNEELRLQYRYLDLRRPEMARNLRLRSKVATATRVFMDEQGFLEVETPILFKSTPEGAREFLVPNRRDPGTFYALPQSPQQFKQILMVGGVERYYQLARCFRDEDQRADRQLEFTQVDIEMSFIEREDIYRLIEGLLRSVWKVALGTDIVTPFNKVSFEEALNRWGIDKPDTRFGMELVDFTEEFRASTFKVFSGAVANGGVVKALNAKGLAGATQGQIETMTEYAKSFGAKGLAFIKVEGGEWKSPIVKFFNDTEKAALTKKLAIEEGDLILFAADQWLNACEILGKIRLYCADVLKGQGKLTIDPNRFDFLWVVDFPLLSFDKEQNRWFSSHHPFTAPVAEDIQFLTSDPKKVRGQHYDIVVNGTELGGGSIRIHQPDVQKTVFEQVLQIPPEETKLRFGYMLEAFRYGAPPHGGIALGFDRLIAILCGTPSIRDVIAFPKTAKGTDLMTDSPAPVTPKQLRDLHLELKAAKKE